Proteins from one Ipomoea triloba cultivar NCNSP0323 chromosome 1, ASM357664v1 genomic window:
- the LOC116030979 gene encoding eukaryotic translation initiation factor 2A has translation MAVSETSPALEILIRGPEGYAIWDGPPFPNDQPSIRLATVPCTSAKFSEDGSKLMVMKSDSVISVHDCKTLKEIRSFEIPNVLAAVISPCGTYLQTFQKCTSPQDKNVVLWKVESGESVYQLYQKNMTKVTWPSVRFSSDEMAACRLATNEIQLFDGRDFSKGIVQRVRVPGIAAMELSKTPGSYVAAFVPESKGMPASVQIYTSGKDSQTPVARRSFFRCSTVQLSWNHGSTGLLVLVQSDVDKTNQSYYGETKLNYLTTDGSHDGLVPLRKEGPVHDVQWSHTGKEFAVVYGFMPAMATIFDKKCNPLLELGTGPYNTIRWNPRGKFICLAGFGNLPGDMAFWDYVEKKKLGTTKAELSVTSEWSPDGRYFLTATTAPRLQVDNGIKVFHHNGSLYFKKMFEKLYQADWKPESPDKFGEISEFLKAVDSLKIDETKVQGQGSKASKPATKTTPANPPAQKPAAYRPPHAKAAAAVQAELFGGNPSGEMSKNALKNKKKREKQREKKAADGAM, from the exons ATGGCAGTTTCAGAGACCTCGCCGGCATTGGAAATTTTGATAAGAGGACCAGAAGGTTATGCTATTTGGGATGGGCCGCCTTTCCCTAATGATCAACCTAGTATCAGGCTTGCTACAGTCCCTTGTACAAGTGCAAAGTTTAGTGAAGATGGGTCAAAACTCATGGTTATGAAATCAGACTCAGTAATTAGTGTGCATGATTGTAAAACCTTGAAAGAGATTAGGAGTTTTGAAATTCCCAATGTGCTTGCTGCTGTTATTTCCCCTTGTGGAACATACCTCCAGACCTTCCAGAAATGCACATCCCCACAGGACAAAAATGTGGTCTTGTGGAAGGTGGAGAGTGGCGAATCTGTTTACCAGTTGTATCAGAAGAACATGACGAAAGTTACATG GCCGTCTGTACGCTTTAGCTCTGATGAAATGGCTGCATGCAGATTGGCAACCAATGAGATACAACTTTTTGATGGTAGAGACTTCTCAAAAGGAATTGTGCAACGGGTTCGTGTTCCTGGAATAGCTGCAATGGAGCTTTCTAAGACTCCTGGATCCTATGTGGCCGCATTTGTTCCCGAATCCAag GGAATGCCAGCAAGTGTTCAAATATATACCTCTGGAAAGGACTCACAAACCCCTGTTGCTCGACGTAGTTTCTTCCGGTGCTCAACTGTGCAACTGAGTTGGAACCATGGTTCTACTGGGCTCCTAGTGTTGGTGCAATCAGATGTTGATAAAACCAATCAGAGTTACTATGGGGAGACAAAGTTAAACTACTTGACTACAGATGGAAGCCATGACGGACTTGTGCCACTTC GTAAAGAAGGGCCTGTTCATGATGTTCAATGGTCGCACACTGGCAAAGAATTTGCAGTTGTTTATGGAT TTATGCCTGCTATGGCAACAATATTTGACAAGAAATGCAATCCTCTTCTTGAGCTTGGAACTGGCCCATACAACACAATCAGATGGAATCCAAGAGGAAAGT TTATTTGCTTGGCAGGCTTTGGGAACTTACCCGGTGATATG GCATTCTGGGATTATGTTGAAAAAAAGAAGCTTGGAACGACTAAAGCTGAATTATCAGTGACAAGTGAATGGTCTCCGGACGGACGCTATTTTTTGACTGCCACAACAGCTCCTAGACTCCAAGTTGACAATGG GATTAAGGTCTTTCATCACAATGGATCACTGTACTTCAAGAAGATGTTTGAAAAATTGTACCAG GCTGACTGGAAACCTGAATCCCCAGATAAGTTTGGTGAAATTTCAGAATTTTTGAAGGCTGTTGACTCCCTGAAAATTGACGAAACCAAAGTTCAAG GACAAGGATCAAAAGCTTCCAAACCTGCCACAAAAACTACACCTGCCAATCCTCCTGCACAAAAGCCTGCTGCTTATCGTCCACCTCATGCCAAGGCTGCAGCTGCTGTCCAAGCAGAG TTATTTGGTGGAAATCCTTCAGG AGAGATGAGCAAGAATGCActgaaaaacaagaaaaagaggGAAAAACAAAGAGAGAAAAAAGCTGCTGACGGTGCTATGTAG